A genome region from Streptomyces antimycoticus includes the following:
- a CDS encoding fumarylacetoacetate hydrolase family protein, which produces MKLLRVGPAGAERPALLDQNGTLRDLSALVPDIDGALLADEVALARLRAAAAAEGDDALPVIEDGGVRIGPPLGSIGKIVCIGLNYHDHAAETGASAPEEPIIFMKAPDTVVGPDDTVLVPRGSVKTDWEVELAVVIGRTARYLDSDEAALASVAGYAIAHDVSERAFQIERGGQWDKGKNCETFNPLGPWLVTADEIPDPQALGLRLWVNGEVKQDGTTADQIFGVAHVVRYLSQFMTLYPGDVINTGTPAGVAMGRPEPKPYLRSGDVVELEIDGLGRQRQEFKDA; this is translated from the coding sequence ATGAAACTGCTGCGAGTCGGACCGGCGGGCGCGGAACGCCCCGCGCTGCTCGATCAGAACGGCACCTTGCGCGACCTGTCCGCCCTGGTCCCGGACATCGACGGCGCCCTCCTCGCCGACGAGGTCGCCCTCGCGCGACTGCGCGCGGCGGCGGCCGCCGAGGGCGACGACGCCCTGCCGGTGATCGAGGACGGCGGAGTGCGCATCGGCCCGCCGCTCGGCAGTATTGGCAAGATCGTGTGCATCGGGCTGAACTACCACGACCACGCCGCCGAGACCGGCGCCAGCGCCCCCGAAGAGCCCATCATCTTCATGAAGGCCCCGGACACGGTCGTCGGCCCCGATGACACGGTCCTCGTCCCGCGCGGCAGCGTGAAGACCGACTGGGAGGTCGAACTCGCCGTCGTCATCGGCCGCACCGCCCGCTACCTCGACTCCGACGAGGCCGCCCTCGCCTCGGTCGCGGGCTATGCGATCGCCCACGACGTCTCCGAGCGCGCCTTCCAGATCGAGCGCGGCGGCCAGTGGGACAAGGGCAAGAACTGCGAGACGTTCAACCCCCTGGGCCCCTGGCTGGTGACCGCCGACGAGATCCCCGACCCGCAGGCCCTGGGCCTGCGCCTCTGGGTCAACGGCGAGGTCAAGCAGGATGGCACCACCGCGGACCAGATCTTCGGCGTGGCGCATGTGGTCCGCTACCTCAGCCAGTTCATGACCCTCTACCCCGGCGATGTCATCAACACCGGCACCCCGGCGGGCGTGGCCATGGGCCGCCCCGAGCCCAAGCCGTACCTCCGCTCCGGCGATGTCGTCGAGCTCGAGATCGACGGGCTGGGCCGCCAGCGCCAGGAATTCAAGGACGCGTAG
- a CDS encoding Gfo/Idh/MocA family protein, which produces MDAMDDSSTVRVGLIGYGLAGSVFHAPLIAATEGLVLDTIVTSSPERQRQARAEFPDVRLADSADELWGRADELDLIVIASPNRTHVPLARTALEAGLPVVVDKPLAATAAEAEELAALAEARGLLLSVFQNRRWDNDFLTLRKLLAEGALGDVQRFESRFERWRPQLKGGWRESGDPAEVGGLLYDLGSHLVDQALTLFGPVESVYAEVDVRRPGAQTDDDTFIALTHTSGVRSHLWMSAITAQLGPRFRVLGSGSGYVKYGLDPQEAALREGLRPGDPSAEWGAEPESEWGRLGAGESPLTGGGVPVPTLQGDYPAYYAAVAAALRDGTPPPVTAAEAAAALHVLEAARVSAAERRTVRIEVPA; this is translated from the coding sequence ATGGATGCCATGGATGACAGCAGCACCGTCCGCGTGGGACTGATCGGCTACGGCCTGGCCGGATCCGTCTTCCACGCCCCCTTGATCGCGGCCACCGAGGGACTGGTGCTGGACACCATCGTCACCTCCAGCCCGGAGCGGCAGCGGCAGGCACGCGCCGAGTTCCCCGATGTCCGTCTCGCGGACTCCGCCGATGAGCTGTGGGGCCGGGCGGATGAGCTGGACCTGATCGTCATCGCCTCCCCGAACCGCACCCATGTCCCGCTCGCCCGCACCGCCCTCGAGGCGGGGCTGCCGGTCGTCGTCGACAAGCCGCTGGCCGCGACCGCCGCCGAGGCCGAGGAGCTGGCCGCGCTCGCCGAGGCCCGCGGGCTGCTGCTGAGCGTCTTCCAGAACCGCCGCTGGGACAACGACTTCCTCACCCTCCGCAAACTGCTCGCCGAGGGCGCGCTCGGCGACGTGCAGCGCTTCGAGTCCCGCTTCGAGCGGTGGCGGCCGCAGCTCAAGGGCGGCTGGCGGGAGTCCGGCGACCCGGCCGAGGTCGGCGGGCTGCTGTACGACCTGGGCAGCCACCTCGTCGATCAGGCGCTCACCCTCTTCGGCCCCGTCGAGTCCGTCTACGCCGAGGTGGATGTGCGCCGTCCCGGGGCGCAGACCGACGATGACACCTTCATCGCCCTCACCCACACCAGCGGGGTCCGCTCCCATCTGTGGATGAGCGCGATCACCGCCCAGCTCGGCCCGCGCTTCCGGGTGCTGGGCAGCGGGTCGGGCTATGTGAAGTACGGTCTCGACCCGCAGGAGGCCGCCCTGCGCGAGGGGCTGCGCCCCGGCGACCCGTCCGCGGAATGGGGCGCCGAGCCGGAGAGCGAATGGGGCCGGCTGGGCGCCGGAGAGTCCCCGCTGACCGGCGGCGGGGTCCCCGTGCCGACCCTCCAGGGCGACTACCCCGCGTACTACGCCGCCGTCGCCGCCGCCCTCCGAGACGGCACCCCGCCGCCGGTCACCGCCGCCGAGGCCGCGGCCGCCCTGCATGTGCTGGAGGCGGCCCGGGTGTCGGCCGCGGAGCGCCGTACCGTCCGGATCGAGGTCCCCGCATGA
- a CDS encoding YidC/Oxa1 family membrane protein insertase produces the protein MSLFSSLGSLLTTMAGGLDPLFGASAAAAAIVLFTLCVRAVLHPLARAAVRGEKARAALAPKLTELSRKHKGDPERLRRAMAELQAKEGASPLAGCLPALAQLPVFFVMYHVFSTGSGAGDLLDHTLAGAPLGNRWGGALSGAPGLVYLGLFALIAAVATWTYLRARRTTVPGAPGVVRALPLLSFGTLVTAAVVPLAAALYLATSTTWTAVERALLHRG, from the coding sequence ATGTCCCTTTTCTCTTCCCTCGGCTCCCTGCTGACCACCATGGCGGGCGGCCTCGACCCGCTCTTCGGCGCGTCCGCGGCGGCGGCCGCCATCGTCCTGTTCACGCTGTGCGTCCGCGCGGTACTGCATCCCCTGGCCCGTGCCGCGGTGCGCGGTGAGAAGGCGCGGGCCGCGCTCGCGCCGAAGCTCACGGAGCTGAGCCGCAAGCACAAGGGCGACCCCGAGCGGCTGCGGCGCGCCATGGCGGAGCTGCAGGCGAAGGAGGGTGCGTCACCGCTGGCGGGCTGTCTCCCGGCGCTCGCCCAGCTTCCCGTCTTCTTCGTCATGTACCACGTGTTCTCCACCGGCAGCGGCGCCGGAGACCTCCTCGACCACACCCTCGCCGGGGCCCCGCTCGGGAACCGGTGGGGCGGGGCCCTCAGCGGTGCGCCGGGCCTGGTCTACCTCGGGCTCTTCGCGCTGATCGCGGCCGTGGCGACCTGGACGTATCTCCGCGCCCGTAGGACGACCGTCCCCGGGGCGCCCGGAGTGGTCCGGGCGCTGCCGCTGCTGTCGTTCGGCACCCTCGTCACCGCCGCCGTGGTCCCGCTGGCGGCGGCGCTGTACCTGGCGACCAGCACCACCTGGACGGCGGTGGAGCGGGCCCTGCTGCACCGCGGATGA
- a CDS encoding DUF6412 domain-containing protein: MSRRLEALRMRLGVCLFLLTGVLLAQSGAVSAVALAATVAATAAVATALLTCAILASRGRIPAPAGRIRTAIRDRERRTAFLPQRDPDASGRPRPRAPGRRRPTAA, encoded by the coding sequence GTGTCGCGACGACTCGAAGCGCTGCGCATGCGGCTGGGCGTCTGCCTGTTTCTGCTGACCGGGGTTCTGCTGGCGCAGAGCGGGGCCGTCAGCGCCGTCGCCCTCGCCGCCACCGTGGCGGCCACGGCCGCCGTCGCCACGGCGCTGCTCACCTGCGCGATCCTCGCCTCCCGCGGCCGAATACCCGCCCCCGCCGGGCGGATTCGCACCGCGATACGGGACCGCGAGCGCCGTACGGCGTTTCTGCCCCAGCGGGATCCCGACGCCTCCGGACGTCCGAGGCCGCGAGCGCCGGGCCGTCGGCGGCCGACGGCCGCGTAG
- a CDS encoding class E sortase, producing the protein MRRRGGRAVLARGLWTAGELAVTLGVVVLLLVVHQLWWTNRQARAGARHEVGVLERQWRDGAAESATPAPGATRSSDSPRGDGSDRDRATGGGGRGPRRDQAYAVLRIPRIGLTVPIAEGIGRAAVLNKGYVGHYPRTAQPGQAGNVALAGHRNTHGEPFRQLDEVRPGDTVRIDTADARYTYTVERTLPRTSPADGTVIARVPYSSAHPRYRYTEPGYYLTLTTCTPEFTSRYRLVVWARLRAAAPRDVDVGRQGASGGS; encoded by the coding sequence GTGCGACGTCGTGGAGGGCGGGCCGTGCTCGCCCGGGGGCTGTGGACGGCCGGTGAACTCGCCGTCACCCTCGGGGTCGTGGTGCTGCTCCTGGTCGTCCACCAACTGTGGTGGACCAACCGGCAGGCGAGGGCCGGCGCACGGCACGAGGTGGGCGTACTGGAGCGGCAATGGCGCGACGGGGCCGCCGAGTCCGCGACGCCGGCGCCGGGCGCGACGCGCTCCTCCGATTCCCCTCGGGGGGACGGAAGCGACCGTGACCGGGCGACCGGGGGTGGCGGCCGGGGGCCGCGCCGGGACCAGGCGTACGCCGTGCTCCGGATCCCGCGCATCGGCCTTACGGTGCCCATCGCCGAGGGCATCGGCCGGGCGGCGGTGCTCAACAAGGGGTACGTGGGCCACTATCCGCGGACCGCCCAGCCGGGCCAGGCGGGCAATGTCGCCCTCGCGGGCCACCGCAACACCCACGGCGAGCCCTTCCGGCAGCTGGACGAGGTGCGCCCCGGCGACACGGTGCGCATCGACACCGCCGACGCCCGCTACACGTACACGGTCGAGCGCACCCTGCCGCGCACCTCGCCCGCCGACGGCACGGTGATCGCCCGGGTGCCGTACAGCTCCGCCCATCCGCGCTACCGCTACACCGAACCGGGCTACTACCTCACGCTGACGACCTGCACCCCCGAATTCACCTCCCGCTACCGCCTGGTGGTCTGGGCGCGGCTGCGGGCCGCCGCCCCACGGGACGTGGACGTGGGCCGCCAGGGGGCGTCCGGCGGGTCGTGA
- a CDS encoding heme-degrading domain-containing protein, producing the protein MSEHAELISRIEEQERRLRLPRFDNDDAWRLGCLIADLAQERGAAVTIGIHRAGQRLFHRALPGTSPDNDAWLERKCRVVERYGASSFLVGARFRAKGAGFEESSRLDPDRYAAHGGAFPLHVTGTGVIGAVAVSGLPQAEDHALVVEALERYLAATA; encoded by the coding sequence ATGAGCGAGCACGCCGAGCTGATATCCCGCATCGAGGAGCAGGAGCGCCGGCTGCGGCTGCCCCGCTTCGACAACGACGACGCCTGGCGTCTGGGCTGCCTCATCGCCGACCTGGCCCAGGAGCGCGGCGCCGCCGTCACGATCGGCATCCACCGGGCCGGTCAGCGGCTCTTCCACCGCGCCCTGCCGGGCACCTCCCCCGACAACGACGCCTGGCTGGAGCGCAAGTGCCGGGTCGTGGAGCGCTACGGGGCGAGCTCATTCCTCGTCGGCGCCCGCTTCCGCGCCAAGGGCGCCGGCTTCGAGGAGTCCTCCCGCCTCGACCCCGACCGGTACGCCGCGCACGGCGGCGCCTTCCCCCTCCATGTGACGGGCACGGGCGTCATCGGCGCGGTCGCCGTCTCGGGGCTGCCGCAGGCCGAGGACCACGCGCTGGTGGTGGAGGCGCTGGAGCGCTATCTGGCGGCGACGGCCTGA